The following are encoded in a window of Methylicorpusculum oleiharenae genomic DNA:
- a CDS encoding AI-2E family transporter, whose translation MTNDTSSVSTEDFTRKAVESAIKIGLIFLLVSWCFQIASPFINPLAWGIIIAVALYPLHQSLSAMLGDREKLSAVLITTLLLLIILGPCVFLAGMLTENIQELTHKFQQEGFSIPAPPEKVAAWPLIGKPLFNFWQLTATNLADSVKQFAPQIKLISKWLLSSGASTILAILQLIVSVIISGTLWVYGKGGHHLALAIGKRIAGTQGEELSVLCTSTIRGVARGVLGVALIQTLLAGGAFFVAGIPGAGILTILCLFIAIVQLPTLILFVPCIIYVFTGHDTLFATVFMVWMLGVGFIDNILKPILMGRGLDLPMIIVFIGAIGGMLFSGIIGLFVGAVVLALGYKLFISWLKGPSFA comes from the coding sequence ATGACAAACGATACTTCTTCTGTTTCTACCGAGGACTTTACGCGGAAAGCAGTGGAATCGGCCATTAAGATCGGCCTTATTTTTCTGTTGGTATCCTGGTGTTTTCAAATTGCCAGTCCTTTTATCAATCCGCTGGCCTGGGGAATCATTATTGCGGTTGCCCTGTATCCACTTCATCAATCACTGTCGGCCATGCTGGGTGACCGGGAAAAGCTTTCTGCCGTATTGATAACGACCCTGTTGTTGCTCATCATTCTTGGGCCTTGTGTTTTTTTGGCAGGGATGTTGACTGAAAATATCCAGGAACTGACGCATAAATTTCAACAGGAAGGTTTCTCCATTCCTGCGCCCCCGGAAAAGGTGGCAGCCTGGCCTTTGATAGGAAAGCCCCTATTTAATTTTTGGCAGCTAACCGCAACAAACCTGGCCGATTCGGTCAAACAATTTGCGCCACAGATTAAGTTGATCAGTAAATGGCTGCTCTCCTCCGGGGCTTCAACGATCCTGGCTATTTTGCAATTGATTGTGTCGGTGATTATCTCCGGTACGCTTTGGGTGTACGGCAAGGGCGGGCATCATCTGGCTTTGGCCATCGGCAAGCGCATTGCCGGAACACAGGGTGAGGAATTAAGCGTCTTATGCACTTCCACGATTCGCGGCGTGGCGCGCGGCGTTTTGGGGGTTGCTTTGATTCAGACCCTGCTGGCGGGTGGAGCCTTCTTTGTGGCAGGTATTCCCGGTGCTGGCATTCTGACGATTCTGTGTTTGTTTATCGCCATTGTGCAACTGCCTACTTTGATCCTGTTTGTGCCGTGTATCATTTATGTCTTTACCGGACACGACACCTTATTTGCAACGGTATTCATGGTTTGGATGCTGGGCGTTGGATTTATAGATAATATCTTGAAACCCATTTTAATGGGCCGCGGACTTGATCTGCCAATGATCATCGTCTTTATTGGCGCGATAGGCGGCATGCTGTTTTCCGGAATCATCGGGCTGTTCGTTGGTGCCGTTGTGCTGGCGCTGGGCTATAAATTATTTATTTCCTGGTTAAAAGGTCCAAGCTTTGCTTAG
- a CDS encoding efflux transporter outer membrane subunit, protein MSKLIVGALALSLTGCFMVGPDYEKPKIEAPAQWRFAAEDARETANLPWWEQLHDPVLNQLVDQALMNNLDLKVAIANVEQFMGVYGATRASLFPQIFGQAGYDRRQPSGEATGFGGKVPDTDAAQLGATMFWELDVWGQLRRAKEAAGADLLAQESARNAVVLTLVSSVAQTYIVLRALDRRLEITRQTVDSLIEENRIAKARFDMGYSSEIEVSQSTSELERRRALIPLFEQQVAQTEHALSLLLGRPPGAIDRGLTLDELAPPPVPAGLPSEQLIRRPDIQQAEQNLIAANARIGVARGEYFPKVSLTGDIGQASMEVAQLFVPGANFWTIGSRLLGPIFTAGRVAGQVQAAEAGQQAALASYQRAILAAFSEFEDGLVASAKSNEQQSAQARRVEALENYLRLSRIRYDEGYTSYLEVLDALRQYYEGQIELVQARSDTFVALIQLYRAMGGGWIVEAEQKALVPKPKEASFFP, encoded by the coding sequence ATGAGTAAATTGATTGTTGGTGCGCTTGCTCTCAGCTTGACCGGATGCTTTATGGTGGGTCCGGATTATGAGAAACCGAAGATCGAGGCCCCGGCACAATGGCGGTTTGCCGCTGAAGATGCCCGTGAAACGGCTAATCTGCCCTGGTGGGAACAGTTGCATGATCCGGTGCTGAATCAGTTGGTCGATCAAGCATTGATGAATAACCTGGATCTCAAGGTTGCGATAGCCAATGTCGAGCAGTTCATGGGCGTATACGGCGCTACCCGCGCCAGTCTGTTTCCGCAGATATTCGGTCAGGCAGGTTATGATCGCCGCCAACCCAGCGGTGAAGCGACCGGTTTTGGCGGAAAAGTGCCTGATACCGATGCAGCCCAGTTAGGCGCCACGATGTTTTGGGAGCTGGATGTCTGGGGGCAATTGCGACGGGCCAAGGAAGCTGCAGGCGCTGACTTGCTCGCGCAGGAATCAGCCAGGAATGCGGTCGTCTTGACCTTGGTGAGTTCCGTGGCTCAAACCTATATTGTGCTTCGCGCTCTGGACCGGCGCCTGGAAATAACCCGGCAAACCGTTGATTCTCTGATCGAGGAAAACCGGATTGCCAAAGCGCGTTTTGACATGGGGTATTCGTCGGAAATCGAAGTGAGTCAGTCAACATCGGAACTTGAACGCCGCCGCGCACTGATTCCTCTTTTTGAACAGCAGGTTGCCCAGACTGAACATGCGTTGAGCCTTTTGCTGGGCAGGCCTCCCGGCGCTATCGATAGAGGCCTGACACTGGATGAATTGGCTCCGCCCCCAGTACCGGCCGGGCTTCCTTCCGAACAGTTGATTCGCAGGCCGGACATCCAGCAGGCGGAACAAAATCTGATTGCGGCGAACGCCCGCATCGGTGTTGCGCGAGGCGAATATTTCCCGAAAGTTTCGCTCACCGGCGATATAGGTCAGGCAAGTATGGAAGTGGCTCAATTGTTTGTTCCTGGGGCTAACTTTTGGACTATCGGTAGCCGTTTGCTTGGGCCGATTTTTACAGCAGGAAGGGTTGCAGGTCAGGTGCAAGCAGCTGAAGCAGGGCAGCAAGCCGCTTTGGCCAGCTACCAAAGAGCTATTCTTGCTGCATTCAGCGAGTTTGAGGACGGTCTGGTCGCCAGTGCCAAATCCAACGAGCAACAAAGTGCGCAAGCCCGGCGGGTGGAAGCCTTAGAAAATTATTTGCGCCTGTCCCGGATACGCTATGACGAGGGGTATACCTCTTATCTGGAAGTGCTGGATGCGCTGCGCCAATATTACGAAGGTCAAATCGAACTGGTTCAGGCCCGCAGTGATACGTTTGTCGCTCTGATTCAGTTGTATAGAGCCATGGGCGGCGGCTGGATCGTTGAGGCGGAACAAAAAGCCTTGGTGCCGAAACCCAAAGAAGCCTCGTTTTTTCCATAA